From Deltaproteobacteria bacterium, the proteins below share one genomic window:
- a CDS encoding tetratricopeptide repeat protein, whose product MILLFLLALLAGWAGAARADGPCITAGDQFSFAEGYFERGEYFRAIGEYERFLHFFPDAPLAASASLRIGQGYFKGEKYDSAKDALETFLSRFPDDPRAFEARMLACECETKSAGAENGEACLKALLAKSQAAGITSDKDRALFRLGRLYMDKGDWKSAEAAFSAVSPEGPESGGAKAALARLSSTSEIPRKSPALAGTLSLVPGLGQLYVGRKKDALAAFLVNGALIWAAAEAFDRGENGLGAAITLVGAGFYAGNINGAVNSAKKYNKDQREGFVKSLQLGFAPVSGGASIFAVVKF is encoded by the coding sequence GTGATCCTTCTTTTCCTGCTGGCTCTTCTGGCCGGATGGGCCGGGGCGGCCAGGGCCGACGGGCCGTGCATAACGGCGGGCGACCAGTTCTCGTTCGCCGAGGGGTACTTCGAGCGGGGGGAGTACTTCAGGGCCATAGGCGAGTACGAGAGGTTCCTCCATTTTTTTCCCGATGCACCCCTGGCCGCGTCTGCCAGCCTTCGTATAGGCCAGGGCTATTTCAAGGGCGAAAAGTACGATTCGGCCAAAGACGCCCTGGAAACCTTCCTTTCCCGGTTCCCCGATGATCCCCGCGCCTTCGAGGCGAGAATGCTGGCCTGCGAGTGCGAGACAAAATCGGCGGGCGCGGAAAACGGCGAGGCCTGCTTGAAGGCCCTTCTCGCAAAAAGCCAGGCGGCAGGGATTACTTCCGATAAAGACCGGGCCTTGTTCCGCCTTGGACGCCTTTACATGGACAAGGGCGACTGGAAAAGCGCCGAAGCGGCGTTTTCGGCGGTCAGCCCCGAAGGCCCGGAATCCGGGGGGGCGAAAGCGGCCCTTGCGAGGCTGTCGTCAACATCCGAAATCCCCCGGAAAAGCCCGGCCCTTGCCGGAACCCTGTCTTTGGTTCCGGGCCTTGGCCAGCTTTACGTCGGGCGGAAAAAAGACGCCCTGGCGGCCTTCCTGGTGAACGGGGCCTTAATATGGGCGGCGGCGGAAGCCTTCGACAGGGGCGAAAACGGCCTTGGGGCCGCCATCACCCTTGTGGGCGCGGGCTTCTACGCGGGCAACATCAACGGGGCCGTGAACTCCGCCAAAAAATACAACAAGGACCAAAGGGAGGGCTTCGTAAAGAGCCTTCAACTGGGGTTCGCGCCGGTTTCCGGCGGGGCATCGATTTTTGCGGTTGTAAAATTTTAA
- a CDS encoding acyl-CoA dehydrogenase family protein, protein MIDLETPEYLEKVRSAMNSLAGSMLRPIARKYDEAEHTYPTELDAFRGIQVMGRKKKKPAEPGAPEKPKSDKPQAGQNMGTIVTVEEMCWGDCGLMLSIPNAGLGNAAISAVATDEQLDRFGSKWAAMAITEAGSGSDAGSITATAELDGDEWVLNGEKIFVTAADRCEAVVVWATVDKSAGKAGIKSFVVEKGTPGFTLDHLEHKLGIRASDTGTFVLANCRIPKDNILGSAEVKKSTEGFKGVMKTFDNTRPMVAAMSLGVARASLDLLKEKLEAAGSVLDHTKAPNNLPTREKEYYMMEATLEAMRLLTWRAAWMADNGEFNNTEASMAKAKAGRGGTLITQKVCDLLGPLGFSREELAEKWMRDSKILDIFEGTGQIQHLIVARNVLKLSSKELK, encoded by the coding sequence ATGATAGATCTCGAAACTCCCGAATACCTGGAAAAGGTCCGCTCCGCCATGAACTCCCTGGCGGGCTCCATGCTCAGGCCCATCGCCCGCAAGTACGACGAGGCCGAGCACACCTATCCCACCGAACTGGACGCCTTCCGGGGCATCCAGGTGATGGGCCGCAAGAAGAAGAAACCCGCCGAACCCGGAGCCCCGGAAAAGCCCAAGAGCGACAAGCCCCAGGCCGGGCAGAACATGGGCACCATAGTCACGGTGGAGGAGATGTGCTGGGGCGACTGCGGCCTCATGCTCTCCATCCCCAACGCGGGCCTGGGTAACGCCGCCATCTCCGCCGTGGCCACCGACGAGCAGCTTGACCGCTTCGGGAGCAAGTGGGCCGCCATGGCCATCACCGAGGCCGGAAGCGGCTCGGACGCAGGCTCCATCACCGCCACAGCCGAGCTTGACGGCGACGAGTGGGTATTGAACGGCGAAAAAATCTTCGTCACCGCAGCCGACCGCTGCGAGGCCGTTGTGGTCTGGGCCACCGTGGACAAGAGCGCCGGGAAGGCCGGAATCAAGAGCTTCGTGGTGGAAAAGGGCACGCCCGGCTTCACCCTGGACCACCTTGAGCACAAGCTGGGCATAAGGGCCTCGGACACCGGAACCTTCGTGCTCGCAAACTGCCGCATCCCCAAGGACAACATCCTGGGAAGCGCGGAAGTGAAAAAGAGCACCGAGGGCTTCAAGGGCGTGATGAAGACCTTCGACAACACCCGGCCCATGGTTGCGGCCATGTCTTTGGGCGTTGCCCGGGCCTCCCTGGACCTTTTGAAGGAAAAACTGGAAGCGGCGGGCTCGGTCCTGGATCACACCAAGGCCCCCAACAACCTGCCCACCCGCGAAAAAGAGTACTACATGATGGAGGCCACCTTAGAGGCCATGCGGCTTCTGACCTGGCGGGCCGCCTGGATGGCCGACAACGGCGAGTTCAACAACACCGAGGCCAGTATGGCCAAGGCCAAGGCGGGCCGGGGCGGCACCCTCATCACCCAGAAGGTGTGCGATCTTCTGGGGCCGCTGGGCTTTTCCCGCGAGGAGCTTGCGGAAAAATGGATGCGTGACTCCAAGATTCTTGACATCTTCGAGGGCACGGGCCAGATTCAGCACCTTATCGTGGCCAGAAACGTCCTGAAGCTGTCGTCCAAGGAACTCAAATAA
- a CDS encoding phosphatase PAP2 family protein: protein MGFSLNHETREVFVRLKALFFPEVPYGVARKCLALSAVVAFYTVAYMYLNEATFHGEKFYTVALPFEKDIPFVQELVPSYIFVYFLVITMFLALDSDALLSEAVKTFLVCMGIHLAFFYFMPVMMTERPHLVPNGNLWHDYAAFWYWVDKPTALFPSGHVSMSFLSAYYTRRIHPRLGNFCLVCAAYVGVSVVLIKQHYIADVVAGYLLATVSYLVFKRLDAKKEVGRPVRFETEEIAEGRKAA from the coding sequence ATGGGGTTTTCCTTGAACCATGAAACAAGGGAGGTTTTCGTGCGCTTAAAGGCGCTTTTTTTTCCGGAGGTTCCTTACGGAGTTGCAAGAAAATGCCTGGCCCTGTCCGCCGTGGTGGCCTTCTACACCGTAGCTTACATGTATCTGAACGAGGCCACCTTTCACGGCGAAAAATTTTACACCGTGGCCCTTCCCTTCGAGAAAGACATCCCTTTCGTCCAGGAGCTTGTCCCCTCCTACATCTTCGTCTATTTTCTGGTCATAACGATGTTTCTTGCGCTCGACAGCGACGCTTTGCTTTCCGAGGCGGTGAAAACATTCCTCGTGTGCATGGGCATCCACCTGGCCTTTTTCTACTTCATGCCGGTGATGATGACCGAAAGGCCCCACCTTGTTCCCAACGGCAACCTGTGGCACGACTACGCCGCCTTCTGGTACTGGGTGGACAAGCCCACGGCCCTCTTTCCCTCCGGGCACGTCTCCATGTCCTTCCTGTCGGCCTACTACACCCGGCGCATCCATCCAAGGCTCGGGAATTTCTGCCTTGTATGCGCGGCTTACGTGGGGGTTTCGGTGGTGCTGATAAAGCAGCACTACATAGCGGACGTGGTGGCCGGATATCTGCTGGCAACGGTCAGCTATCTGGTTTTCAAGAGGCTTGACGCGAAAAAGGAAGTGGGGCGGCCGGTGCGGTTTGAAACAGAAGAGATTGCCGAGGGCAGAAAAGCGGCATAA
- a CDS encoding PAS domain S-box protein: MPFTFNLMRILSVSAIFILLLLPVAGCAANNRLGVLFSSYPRLLPVTVAVIMLLSALSAGLLYAVFRRRKAESILRRSREKYRALVENTPDLIMRIDSEGRHLYVSPAINSFFRKTPAEIIGRTHAEIGIPEDAKSFFREKIQMVFEKGQSVESEFSYPLDDGLRIVNMRLIPERDEQGRFTTVLCIFRDITSHRKAERDYRALFNSMLSAFCLMEAGSGEEGEGGKCRFVDVNPAFEKLFGVKRQDIAGQSVARVFHEVEPRWIERFSKIATTGEPMNFENFTESGSRFFSGYAYSPASGRFACVFNEVTGKILAEKENRRLSEQLTRARKMEAVGRLAGGVAHDFNNLLTVILGHMELILEGPGDVSHETREALYQVRLAARRASDLTRQLLAYGRRQTLSMRPMDLNSMIRNFSTMLDRLVGEGITIMLNLTTELGTVKADRGQLEQVLISLAMNSKDAMPEGGGITIETGFVTADGTDPEIPAGNYVVISFVDTGYGMDETILSQVFEPFFTTKEIGQGKGLGLASVHGIIKQHGGAIKAESRAGEGATFRIFLPRGEETPASARSETKSLPRGSETILLVEDEQAVRAVASRILQSLGYKVIEACDASQALFLYGDGDGGVSLLLTDVVMPKMGGWALAERIRGLSPEMRVIFMSGHADRMELPDGNYNFLEKPFSYRDLANIVRAVLDAPLPSGTSEKGPGSPA, encoded by the coding sequence GTGCCATTTACCTTCAATTTGATGCGCATACTGTCTGTCTCAGCCATTTTTATCCTGCTTCTTCTGCCGGTGGCGGGTTGCGCCGCCAATAACAGGCTTGGCGTCCTTTTTTCATCCTACCCCAGACTGCTGCCGGTAACGGTTGCCGTTATCATGCTTCTTTCGGCCCTATCCGCAGGCCTCTTGTATGCCGTTTTCAGAAGAAGAAAAGCCGAGAGCATCTTGCGCCGGAGCCGGGAAAAATACAGGGCGCTGGTGGAAAACACCCCGGATCTCATCATGAGGATTGATTCCGAAGGCCGCCACCTGTACGTGAGCCCGGCCATCAACAGCTTCTTCCGGAAAACCCCGGCCGAGATCATAGGCAGGACCCACGCGGAAATCGGCATTCCGGAAGACGCGAAGTCTTTTTTCCGTGAAAAAATACAAATGGTCTTTGAAAAGGGCCAGAGTGTTGAGTCGGAATTCTCCTACCCTCTTGATGACGGCCTTCGAATCGTCAACATGAGGCTCATCCCCGAACGGGACGAACAGGGCAGGTTCACCACGGTCCTTTGCATTTTCAGGGACATCACCAGCCACCGCAAGGCGGAGAGGGATTACCGCGCCCTGTTCAATTCCATGCTTTCGGCCTTCTGCCTCATGGAAGCCGGAAGCGGTGAGGAGGGCGAAGGCGGAAAATGCCGTTTCGTGGACGTCAACCCGGCATTTGAAAAGCTTTTCGGCGTAAAAAGGCAGGACATAGCGGGCCAGAGCGTGGCAAGGGTGTTTCATGAGGTCGAGCCCCGCTGGATAGAGAGATTCAGCAAGATAGCAACAACCGGCGAGCCCATGAATTTCGAGAACTTCACCGAAAGCGGCAGCCGCTTTTTTTCAGGCTATGCCTACAGCCCGGCTTCGGGCCGGTTCGCCTGCGTTTTCAATGAAGTTACCGGAAAGATCCTGGCCGAAAAGGAAAACAGGCGGCTTTCGGAACAACTGACCAGGGCACGCAAGATGGAGGCCGTGGGAAGGCTGGCCGGCGGCGTGGCTCACGATTTCAACAACCTCCTGACCGTTATTCTGGGACACATGGAACTCATCCTGGAAGGGCCGGGCGACGTTTCCCACGAGACAAGGGAAGCACTTTACCAGGTGCGCCTGGCGGCCCGCAGGGCCAGCGACCTTACCCGGCAGCTTCTTGCCTACGGCCGCAGGCAGACTCTTTCCATGAGGCCCATGGATTTGAATTCCATGATACGGAATTTCAGCACCATGTTGGACAGGCTTGTGGGCGAGGGCATCACCATCATGCTGAACCTTACTACTGAACTGGGTACGGTGAAGGCCGACCGGGGCCAGCTCGAGCAGGTCCTCATAAGCCTTGCCATGAATTCCAAGGACGCCATGCCCGAAGGCGGCGGCATAACAATAGAAACCGGCTTTGTTACGGCGGACGGAACCGATCCTGAAATACCGGCCGGAAATTACGTGGTTATTTCCTTTGTCGACACCGGTTACGGAATGGATGAAACAATCCTGAGCCAGGTTTTCGAGCCCTTTTTCACCACCAAGGAAATCGGCCAGGGCAAGGGGCTTGGGCTTGCTTCGGTGCACGGGATAATCAAGCAGCACGGCGGCGCCATCAAGGCTGAAAGCCGGGCAGGGGAGGGAGCCACCTTCAGAATCTTCCTTCCAAGGGGAGAAGAAACCCCGGCAAGCGCAAGAAGCGAAACCAAAAGCCTTCCAAGGGGAAGCGAGACCATACTTCTGGTGGAGGATGAGCAGGCGGTGCGGGCGGTGGCCAGCCGCATTCTTCAAAGCCTGGGATACAAGGTCATCGAGGCCTGCGACGCCTCCCAGGCCCTCTTTCTCTATGGCGACGGCGATGGCGGAGTTTCGCTTCTGCTTACGGACGTGGTGATGCCGAAAATGGGCGGATGGGCTCTGGCCGAAAGAATTCGCGGGCTTTCGCCTGAAATGAGGGTCATTTTCATGTCCGGCCACGCCGACCGCATGGAATTGCCTGACGGAAATTACAACTTCCTGGAAAAACCCTTTTCATACAGGGATCTTGCCAATATAGTGCGGGCCGTGCTGGATGCCCCCCTGCCTTCCGGAACTTCGGAAAAAGGACCAGGCTCCCCGGCATGA
- a CDS encoding acyl-CoA dehydrogenase family protein, protein MFGFSPSKEQKMVKDSFSEIVRDFVAQNAHDMDESGEIPADFIQKTWELGACVASVPGEFGGDGMAASPVLNALILEELAAGDMAFAVAAMLPSVFIGPILEDGTPEQKKKYLPACCGEKFAPVSLAMTEPFMDFDAAAPKTTAVRKGGSYVLNGQKCFAAKAKASKVIMVSAMLDGKPQLFLVDAKNSGMAVGEREKTLGLYALDTYPVTLTGCEIPAEDRLGGDAGCNHERVLSKTRTAMAAMAAGMCRASFDFVRKYAKERVQFGEPIAYRQSVAFMIAQMAYETDAIRLLAWKAASALEAGKNGTRESYLAKLYAAETGMLVCDFGVQVMGGHGYIRDYPVERYYRNIRGVAMIEGLATV, encoded by the coding sequence ATGTTCGGTTTTTCCCCCTCAAAAGAGCAGAAGATGGTCAAGGACAGCTTCAGCGAGATTGTCCGGGACTTCGTGGCTCAAAACGCGCATGACATGGACGAATCAGGCGAGATTCCGGCTGACTTCATCCAGAAAACCTGGGAGCTGGGGGCCTGCGTGGCCTCGGTTCCTGGCGAGTTCGGCGGCGACGGCATGGCGGCCTCGCCCGTATTGAACGCCCTGATCCTGGAAGAACTTGCAGCCGGGGACATGGCCTTCGCCGTTGCGGCCATGCTTCCCTCGGTCTTCATAGGCCCCATCCTGGAGGACGGCACACCGGAACAGAAGAAAAAGTACCTTCCCGCCTGCTGCGGGGAAAAATTTGCCCCCGTAAGCCTTGCCATGACCGAGCCCTTCATGGATTTCGACGCGGCGGCCCCCAAAACAACGGCCGTGCGCAAGGGCGGCTCCTACGTTTTGAATGGCCAGAAATGCTTCGCGGCAAAGGCCAAGGCATCAAAGGTCATAATGGTTTCCGCCATGCTGGACGGCAAACCCCAGCTTTTCCTGGTTGACGCCAAAAATTCCGGAATGGCCGTGGGCGAGCGGGAAAAGACCCTGGGCCTCTACGCCCTGGACACCTACCCCGTAACCCTCACCGGTTGCGAGATTCCGGCTGAGGACCGCCTTGGGGGCGATGCGGGATGCAACCACGAGCGCGTGCTGTCAAAAACCCGCACCGCCATGGCCGCCATGGCCGCAGGCATGTGCCGGGCCTCCTTTGATTTCGTGCGCAAGTACGCCAAGGAGCGCGTCCAGTTCGGCGAGCCCATCGCCTATCGCCAGAGCGTGGCCTTCATGATAGCCCAGATGGCCTACGAAACCGACGCCATAAGGCTTCTGGCCTGGAAGGCCGCGTCCGCCCTGGAGGCGGGAAAAAACGGAACCCGCGAAAGCTACCTGGCCAAGCTCTACGCCGCCGAGACCGGAATGCTGGTCTGCGACTTCGGCGTTCAGGTCATGGGTGGCCACGGCTACATCCGCGACTACCCGGTGGAGCGCTACTACCGGAACATTCGGGGAGTGGCCATGATCGAGGGATTGGCAACAGTTTAA
- a CDS encoding histidinol-phosphatase, with the protein MHLVDYHVHTSLCNHAEGGMEAYVRRAVELGLAEIAFLDHLTLRESDHANSMSEMEVGLYHAAIMRLKRKYAGRIIVLAGLEVDHDPENRARAIGLLERFSFDIITASVHFSDDYNFVSRRAARKGMEVPDEAWADSYFDSLGQMLDEPFFDVVGHVDVFKKFGRKPTPAHLDRFRDLFRRMAGLGLVMELNTSGFDHQACEPYPGRAVLEMAAQEGVAVTLGSDAHAPHEVGRHFGAAVRLLAETGHKNLVLFRGRKKRLAPLPACLEEAW; encoded by the coding sequence ATGCATCTTGTTGATTATCACGTTCACACAAGCCTGTGCAACCATGCGGAAGGCGGCATGGAGGCATACGTACGCCGCGCTGTGGAACTGGGCCTTGCCGAAATCGCCTTTCTGGACCACCTTACGCTCCGGGAATCCGACCACGCCAACTCCATGTCCGAAATGGAGGTGGGGCTTTATCATGCGGCCATAATGAGGCTCAAAAGGAAATACGCCGGTCGGATAATCGTACTTGCGGGCCTTGAGGTGGATCACGACCCGGAAAACAGGGCGCGGGCAATCGGGCTTCTTGAGCGTTTCTCCTTCGACATCATAACCGCCTCGGTGCATTTTTCGGATGATTACAACTTCGTCTCCAGAAGGGCCGCCCGAAAGGGCATGGAAGTCCCGGACGAGGCCTGGGCCGACTCCTATTTCGACTCCCTTGGGCAAATGCTGGACGAGCCTTTTTTCGATGTGGTTGGCCACGTGGACGTTTTCAAAAAATTCGGGCGGAAACCGACCCCGGCGCATCTTGACCGGTTCAGGGACCTGTTCCGGCGCATGGCGGGCCTGGGCCTTGTGATGGAGCTTAACACCAGCGGCTTCGATCACCAGGCATGCGAACCCTACCCCGGACGAGCCGTCCTTGAAATGGCGGCCCAGGAGGGGGTGGCGGTAACCCTGGGCTCGGACGCCCACGCGCCGCACGAGGTTGGGAGGCATTTCGGGGCGGCGGTCAGGCTCCTTGCCGAGACCGGCCATAAGAACCTCGTCCTTTTCAGGGGCCGCAAAAAACGGCTCGCACCCCTTCCGGCCTGCCTGGAAGAAGCTTGGTAG
- a CDS encoding cobalamin B12-binding domain-containing protein, translated as MRVAVIAPPYPLEEAPAPPLGVCYVAAAFEAAGCEVAIFDFVVSEYSKAKLAKLMDEFKPDVVGSTSVTLNFTSAAQIVCDAKDINPAILTMMGGPHVSFYAKETLAQYPGIDMIIRGEGEQTIAELVPVLKDPGSWSGIKGITYREGGGVAETGTRDFIKDLDTLPFPSRHLLPLSRYKALGFPISIITSRGCPHQCIFCLGRRMVGAKVRYRDPVLVVDEIEHLLSLGFPRINVADDLFASNKERVAAVCGEIRRRNLNFGWSAFARVNTVDEEVVRTMKEAGCDCIAFGIESGNTEMLKRVKKGITKEQVLKAKEVCEKVGMSVHGSFIVGLPGETAETLAETEKFANGLKFLHGYHYLAPFPGTTLYEDIDKYEIELLTRDWSLYDANRPVTRTPGASPEDVIAFVHRFEAECNEEWAKLEKGYIDGTNTPMENLRVEGNRKLPVSFKVIAGDMIDSCGALPSAGAVTDTEALDILSDRISAETGFDPILVKKVLSDFKRGGHITIVEKPDGTRTWAWSPNPAHARKN; from the coding sequence ATGCGCGTTGCAGTAATTGCCCCGCCCTACCCCCTGGAGGAGGCCCCGGCGCCGCCCCTGGGCGTTTGCTACGTGGCCGCAGCCTTCGAGGCCGCAGGCTGCGAGGTGGCCATCTTCGATTTCGTGGTTTCCGAGTATTCCAAGGCCAAGCTGGCGAAATTGATGGACGAGTTCAAACCAGACGTTGTGGGGTCAACCTCGGTCACGCTCAATTTCACGTCGGCGGCGCAGATAGTGTGCGACGCCAAGGACATAAACCCGGCCATCCTCACCATGATGGGCGGCCCCCACGTCTCCTTTTACGCCAAGGAGACCCTTGCCCAGTATCCGGGCATAGACATGATAATTCGCGGCGAGGGCGAGCAGACCATAGCCGAGCTTGTTCCCGTGCTCAAAGACCCCGGCTCGTGGAGCGGAATAAAGGGGATCACCTATCGTGAAGGCGGCGGAGTGGCGGAAACCGGAACCCGCGACTTTATCAAGGACCTGGACACCCTTCCCTTTCCCTCCCGGCACCTTCTGCCCCTGTCCCGCTACAAGGCCCTGGGCTTTCCCATCTCCATAATCACCAGCCGAGGCTGCCCCCACCAGTGCATCTTCTGCCTGGGACGCCGCATGGTGGGCGCAAAGGTTCGCTACCGCGACCCGGTCCTTGTGGTGGACGAGATCGAGCATCTGCTCTCGCTTGGCTTTCCAAGGATCAACGTGGCGGACGACCTTTTCGCATCCAACAAGGAGCGCGTGGCTGCAGTCTGCGGGGAGATAAGACGCCGGAACCTCAATTTCGGCTGGAGCGCCTTCGCCAGGGTGAACACCGTTGACGAAGAGGTGGTCCGCACAATGAAGGAGGCCGGATGCGACTGCATCGCCTTCGGCATTGAAAGCGGAAACACCGAGATGCTCAAACGCGTGAAAAAGGGAATCACCAAGGAGCAGGTTTTAAAGGCCAAGGAAGTTTGCGAAAAGGTGGGGATGAGCGTTCACGGCTCCTTCATAGTGGGGCTTCCGGGCGAAACCGCCGAGACCCTGGCCGAAACCGAAAAGTTCGCCAACGGCTTAAAATTCCTCCACGGCTACCACTATCTAGCGCCCTTTCCCGGAACCACACTCTACGAAGACATAGACAAATACGAGATAGAGCTTCTCACCCGCGACTGGAGCCTCTATGACGCCAACCGGCCCGTCACCCGCACCCCGGGGGCAAGCCCAGAGGACGTTATAGCCTTTGTTCACCGCTTCGAGGCCGAATGCAACGAGGAATGGGCCAAGCTCGAAAAAGGCTACATCGACGGCACCAACACCCCCATGGAAAACCTTAGGGTGGAGGGAAACCGCAAGCTGCCCGTGTCGTTTAAGGTCATAGCGGGCGACATGATCGATTCCTGCGGAGCGCTTCCCAGCGCCGGGGCCGTTACAGACACGGAGGCCCTGGATATTCTCAGCGACAGGATAAGCGCCGAAACGGGCTTTGATCCCATACTGGTCAAAAAGGTCCTTTCGGATTTCAAAAGGGGCGGCCACATCACCATAGTCGAAAAGCCCGACGGAACCAGAACCTGGGCCTGGAGCCCCAACCCGGCCCATGCCAGGAAAAATTGA
- the gspE gene encoding type II secretion system ATPase GspE, with protein MERSFDEILQADFKVAPDVLSEARRQAADKASPLGDILVQKRVLTELEYLEALGRYYKVQVMERLPREPSSPEFTSRVPIQFLKRNRMVPLYLPQEQPPHRAQKADDQENRRLVVAVNDPTRLQAVDDLTSALGVGPAGMVIAPAQEILSAINMAYDLARDSAEQLVADINESTDAIISEIEQTADLLDDTSEAPIIKLVNHILSEGVKARASDIHIEPYQGALKVRYRVDGILYDLISPPKSIQNALTSRIKVMGNMNIAEKRLPQDGRIEIRIGDKNVDIRVSTIPTTHGERVVLRLLDKSSTVLMMSDLGLSPARLSTMNNLIQTPHGIILVTGPTGSGKTTTLYAVLSTINKPGINIITIEDPVEYQIQGIGQIQVNPKIELTFARGLRSIVRQDPDVILVGEIRDKETADIAVQASLTGHLVFSTLHTNDSASAITRLIDIGVEPFLISSSVLAVVAQRLVRMLCDNCKAPYMPDQAALAQLGLSINDFPSHGVYQAKGCPACLQTGYRGRIGIFEIMPMDKDIKSLILSTSDSNQIKAQAVRNRMVTLRQDGVRKVMDGITTIEEVFRVTQL; from the coding sequence ATGGAAAGATCCTTTGACGAAATTTTGCAGGCCGATTTCAAGGTGGCCCCTGACGTCCTTTCCGAGGCCCGAAGGCAGGCGGCTGACAAGGCCAGCCCTCTTGGCGACATCCTGGTTCAGAAAAGGGTCCTCACCGAGCTTGAGTACCTTGAGGCCCTTGGCCGCTATTACAAGGTCCAGGTTATGGAGCGCCTTCCAAGGGAGCCTTCGTCGCCCGAATTCACCAGCCGGGTGCCCATTCAGTTTTTGAAGCGAAACCGCATGGTTCCGCTGTATCTGCCGCAGGAGCAGCCCCCTCACCGCGCCCAGAAGGCCGATGACCAGGAAAACCGGCGTCTGGTGGTGGCGGTGAACGACCCCACCCGGCTCCAGGCCGTGGACGACCTGACCTCAGCCTTGGGCGTCGGCCCGGCGGGGATGGTCATAGCCCCGGCCCAGGAGATACTTTCGGCCATCAACATGGCCTACGACCTTGCCAGGGACTCCGCCGAGCAGCTCGTCGCAGACATCAACGAGAGCACGGACGCCATCATCTCGGAAATCGAGCAGACCGCCGACCTTCTGGACGACACCTCCGAAGCGCCCATAATCAAGCTCGTTAACCACATTCTTTCCGAGGGCGTCAAGGCGCGGGCTTCCGATATTCACATCGAGCCCTACCAGGGGGCCCTGAAGGTCCGCTACCGGGTGGACGGCATTCTCTACGACCTAATCTCGCCCCCCAAAAGCATCCAGAACGCCTTAACCAGCCGCATCAAGGTCATGGGCAACATGAACATAGCCGAAAAGCGGCTGCCCCAGGACGGGCGCATTGAAATCCGCATCGGCGACAAGAACGTGGACATCCGCGTTTCCACCATCCCCACCACCCACGGCGAACGGGTGGTTTTAAGGCTTCTGGACAAAAGCTCCACGGTGCTAATGATGTCCGACCTTGGCCTTTCCCCGGCCCGGCTTTCCACCATGAACAACCTGATCCAGACGCCCCACGGGATAATTCTCGTCACCGGCCCCACCGGAAGCGGCAAGACCACCACCCTCTACGCGGTCCTGTCCACCATCAACAAGCCCGGCATAAACATCATCACCATAGAAGACCCGGTTGAATACCAGATTCAGGGCATCGGCCAGATCCAGGTAAACCCCAAGATCGAGCTTACCTTCGCGCGGGGCCTTCGCTCCATAGTGCGCCAGGACCCGGACGTGATCCTTGTCGGCGAAATCCGCGACAAGGAAACCGCCGACATCGCCGTGCAGGCCTCCCTTACCGGCCACCTGGTTTTCTCGACCTTGCACACCAACGACTCGGCTTCCGCCATAACGCGCCTCATAGACATTGGCGTGGAGCCCTTTCTCATCTCCTCCTCCGTGCTTGCGGTGGTGGCCCAGCGCCTGGTACGCATGCTCTGCGACAACTGCAAGGCCCCCTACATGCCCGATCAGGCGGCCCTGGCCCAGTTGGGCCTAAGCATCAACGACTTTCCCAGTCACGGCGTGTACCAGGCCAAGGGCTGTCCGGCCTGCCTCCAGACCGGCTACCGGGGCCGGATCGGCATTTTCGAGATCATGCCCATGGACAAGGACATAAAAAGCCTCATCCTTTCCACATCAGACTCCAACCAGATCAAGGCCCAGGCCGTGCGCAACCGCATGGTGACCCTGCGCCAGGACGGGGTGCGGAAGGTGATGGATGGCATAACCACGATAGAAGAGGTGTTCCGCGTAACCCAGCTGTAG